The sequence below is a genomic window from Papio anubis isolate 15944 chromosome X, Panubis1.0, whole genome shotgun sequence.
TGTCCCACAACTGTCTTTCAGAAGCAGATACCTTGTCTAGCTTCAGAGGTGCAGTGGTGGAGAAAATTCCCGTCTCAGCATGAGTCATACCTGGAGACTCACCCATTCCAGATATAGAAGTTTATCAAGTGAGATATTGGAGAATTGACGTTGGAGTGAGTTAAGTCTTTGGGGATATAGtgatgaaataaatgtattttctatgtGAGGACGTTAATTTGTGCTGCTGAGTGGATGCAGATGATATACTAGTATGGATGGAgttgtgtctccctaaaattcaCAGGTAGAACTCCTGGCCCCCAGTGttttagaatgtgaccttatttattgcattgggagttatacctgatgtaaatgacaagttgatgggtgctgacgagttgatgggtgcagcacgccaacatggcacaagtatacatatgtaacaaacctgcacgttatgcacatgtaccctggaacttaaagtataataataataaaaaagaaaagaaaagaaaaaaaacccaaaaaaacaattCACTCttcttcatatggaaccataaattttgtaataaatttgTAATCAAATTGTAATAAATTTTGTAACAAAttggtaacaaaaaaaaaaagaatgtgaccttatttggagagaGTCTCTACACAGGTCATCTGGTTACAGTGAAGTTATAAGGGTTGACTCTACGCAACAGGATTGGTCTCCTTACAAAAAGGTGACAATTGGTATCCCGAACTGTGAGATAAAAAATACGTAGTGTTTATGTCAGCCAGTctctggaatatttttcagcGGCCCTAGAAAACTGACAGAATACACCTCCATCAACAGCATTAAAAGCATACAACCCATGGAAGAACCAAAGAAGTACACCCATCTAATCACAGGTTTCCCCTTCAACTCCCATTGAACATCCCTGGACAACTAACTCTTCCTAGTTCAGACCAGGAAACCTGATCACACATTGGGCTGTGGCTCCTCGGCTGCCGGTGCCTCCCTGGCTGACACGGATCCGAGTGGAGCTTGTGCTGCTCCACTGGACAGCATTCCATCATCCCCATGATGCATAGAGGCcagtcatgaagattttcttaaACAAAAGATTCTAGCCTGAAGAAGAGCAGAATCAGATAAATCTAAACAAGTGAGATTTCATTACGAGGGAACCTAGAATAGGCATTGTTCCTTAAACTTTTTGAGGAGTAGTTTTCTCTGTGCCGGGTTTGGGTCCTtgcttatattttcaaatgaactCCAGCTTACAGGGAAGGCTGATCAAATGCTTGACTGGACTATCTTTATCCCATTCATGCTATTTTCCCTACATGGATACTTCTTATTTGTTGTTTGGGCAGTTAAGCTCTTTCCCGTAGTTTGTGTTTCCTTAAGTCACAGCATGACAGCACGACTGCTCACTAGGTTCCCCTTCCACTCAGTCACCCACAGAAATGCTGTATCAAATGTGTGAGCTTCCGCTTCCAATCCTCACATCAATCcacccctttcctctttcttcctataATTCACCGGTGTCAGTCCCCTTGCCCCCTCACTCTTCACTCCCCACAAGCAAGTcagatttcattgttgaccctgTTTTACTAATGGCCCTCTTTGATTTCTGAATTTACAAAGGGAAAACACATATTCCAGGGTAAAATATCCCAATGGATTTGGTTTCTCAAAAGGACTTGTCTAATTACACACATATGCAAGGGTAACTTCAGAAATTTATTCGTAGGTCTTAATTCACAGAAACATTGGCACTTTACAGCAAAACAATTAGCATAATGAGAAATAAGTCACTGAGTGAGATATGGTGTTTTGGACCAGCTACACAGCTCTGTCTCTGCAAAGAAACAGGGTTCTGCCAAGACTCTTTGGTTTGGCAAGTGTTGTTCTGGACTTGTAGGAACATTTGGCGGCACCATCCAGAGGGATTTACTTGCAACTgattttgtggggtttttcttGGTCTCCTTGTGCAGTAAGCACAGCTTCAACTATTTTCATAACGTTTCTCTTCAACTATTTTCGTAACATTTTTCTAACAATctggaaaaacagaaagtaacaaaTCCCAATGAGGGGACTTCTTGGTTCTACATCCTTTCTCTGTGGATCCCAAGCGCGGCTCTGGAGGTGACCTTCCCCCTTTCCCATCTGCACCACTCAGGGAAGATCTGGCTACTATCCTGTCCTGAACCCATTTCCCTCTTGACCAAGGATTCCTCTTTAAATGGTGGAATAATCTATGTGGCTATGTGTTGGGCCCTCTGGGGTGGTTCTTTCCCACTTCGGATGGGTTcaagaaaattttgatttttggCATTTATCCAGCTTTTGTTTCATGGTTTGACTGAGAGTGCCATCCTTTACTGGTTTTGACATATGAAGGAGAAGGGGTGTTTATGAGATGTTTCAAAGTTCACAtgaaacatttaacaaaaatggCCATAGATTGAGCTTCAAGGCATAACATAATAAATTCCTGTGGGTTGCAGTCCCAGAGTATGTTCTCTTGTCCACATGCTTAGGGACTGGAAATCAATTGAAAAGGAAAGCAATGGGAAAGTCAGCACCTGCTCTGAAATTCAGCAATACacttatagaaaaaaatgctaaaaataccAAGACTTGGGACCCAGAAGAGAGAACAATGAATGGTAGcctatattaatattaacaagAATATTAATATGCCAATCTCTTGAGGAAATAAGCGTTATCTGACTTCTACTAATGACTGCCAATGCTCTGTATGACTTGATGTTAGGGACAAGGAACATAGATTAATCTTAGCTTTGGATTCATATCCCTAAAAGACCATGATTACAAACACTGCAAACAAAAACATCAGGTAAAGAATCACACTGCCGTTCCTTTAAACACCGGGTTGAATATCACAGGAAGGCTGCTGTGGGTTCAGCTTGGGTCACTCCCCCCACATTGGGACAATGACTGTTGCTCATAGACTGCAGGTCACTCATTGGCTGCACCGCTGTGCACTAAGGCATGAGCTGTTCTGTGGACACTCAGTAATCCTACTGACACATACCTGGAAGTAAGGAAGGTTTCTgttcaaaaagaaatgaaaaaattattgtCAGAGCAAACAGAGAATGAATTGCAATAGTGATCTCAGAGTCGGGGAAGCTGGAAAATGAATGGattcttgaaaattttatttagctACATATACACTGTAACTGGGCCTCGTTTGCTTATTTACATGGATTCATGATGAGGGAGGTGCTGAACACGTTTAGGAGGGTTACCTCTCTTCTTATGTCAGCGTATTCACTTTCTCTGTTGCCATATCGCACATAATGAAGTTCTGGAAAGTTCCACCGTACAGTCGTAggagaatgagagtgaaaaaaGTGAACATCAGGACCTTGATAATATCATCGTAAAATAACCGAGAAAGATAACTAATAAAAACGGCCATTTAGGAAACCGAGGAAATGAAACCCGATCACGGAAACACCCCCTACTTTTCCTTGGAGCATATTGCACTACAGATATATTGGAGTTGACAGTGTTCTGCACAGTGGGAAAAATGCTTGATAAACCACAGGACGCCACATGCCCCCCAAGTCGGCAGGGTGCCACCCACCCCAACCTCCGGTGGGGTCCCCTCCCTTGGCGAGCCACTGGTCTTTAGGGCCACCTGCAGAGGCTCTGAAGAGAGCCTTTGGGTTTCCCGGGTGCTCAGGTGCTCCTGAGACAGCGCACTTGCTTTTGGCGTACCTGAGGGCGGCATTCGTGCCCTGGGCCTCAGCAAGCTTGCCCATCTTCCCCGGCAGCAGTAGGCGCACGGCCACCTGGATGTCCCGGGAGGTGATGGTCACACGCTTGGCGTAGCGGGCCAGGCGACCAGCCTCGGTGGCGATGCGGTCCAATATGTCACGGACCATAGAATCCATGACACTCACGGACTCCGGGGAAAGGCTGAGGCCCTGGTGAACCTGCTTCAGCACCTGGGGGAAATAGGCGGCAAAGCTGTCCCCGAAGCTGTCCCTGCGGCGGTTGGCATGGCGCCTGCGGGAACCTCGGAGCCCTTGCGTCTTCTTCTGGACGGTCGTGGAGTTGGCCTCTTTGGGCTCTTGGATGCTCTGGTCTTCCTCAGAGGTCGTCTTAGAGGAAGCCTCAGCCATGGCAGAGGCAGCGGCCATTAGATGGCAAGACCAGACAGTGACGGTTGTGGACCAGGGAACGGGGGCACTTTGGTTTGGCCGCGTGGCTCTACGTCACAGTCCAACTCGACATCTGATTGGATGAAGTGCCACCCAGGGAGCCTGTCAACAATCCTCCCTCCATTGAAGGTGATTGGATGATCCTGTTGCTTGGCATCATGTCAGCCAATCACTGAGGGCGTCTGCCGGCCTCAGCAGCCCCTGATACCTACCTCAGACAAAGGAacacagaggcttgctctgtcgcccaagctggagtgcagtggtgcgatctcagctcactgcaacctctgcctcctggtttcaagcgatactccctcttcagccacccaagtagcttggactagaggcgtgtgccaccacacctgcctaagttttgtgtgtgtgtgtatatatatatgtgtgtgtgtgtgtgtgtgtgtgtNNNNNNNNNNNNNNNNNNNNNNNNNNNNNNNNNNNNNNNNNNNNNNNNNNNNNNNNNNNNNNNNNNNNNNNNNNNNNNNNNNNNNNNNNNNNNNNNNNNNccaggtgaggcgatgcctcgccctgcttcagctctcactggtcgggctgcagcagcagctgaccagcaccgattttccggcactccctagtgagatgaacccagtacctcagttgaaaatgcagaaatcaccggtcttctgtgtcgctggcactgggagttggagactggagctgttcctattcggccatcttgctccgctcCCCCCAAGAAAAGCTTTAATAAAACACACCTCCCTGTCTACCAATACAATAAAGTACAGATTTATTACTCAAACAGCCCCTAATATCATAAAGAAGTTACAGAAACAGACCCTGTCCAAAAATCTCTCTGATTTTTCTCACCCTCAAGTTAAAACTTTACTGCATATAAATAGCACTCTCCTCTGTGCCCCAACCAaagatgtctcaaaaaaaaaacactgaaattcttcttaatttcttcactgaaAGAGAATATAAGTTCTCAAAATCTATAATTTAACTCTATCAAACTTCAGTAAAATACCTAGGTCTAGTCTTATCAGAATGGAGCAGAACaccagatgagaaaaaaattaagcccatttccttttttccctttcacaAAACTCTTAAACAATTAAGGGGATTCTCAGACATTACTGGATTTTACAAACTATGGGTATGTGGGTACGGTGAAATAACTCACCCTTTATACCACCTcataaaaaaaaacctcaaacatCTAAAACTCACTCCCTAACTTGGGAACCTAAAACTCAAAAAACCTTAACCAGTTAAGAAAAAAAGCCTTACTTAAAACACCAGCCCTCAGTCTTCCAATACGGAAGATATTTAATCATTATATatcaaaaaggaagagaattacCCTGATACTTTTAACTAAGACTCAAGATCCAACTCAACAACCAGTGGACTACCTAAACAACAAACTTGACTTGATGACTAAAAGATGACCAACCTGCCTCCAGTTACAGTGGTGACTCTACTGGTGCCAGAGGCCACCAAGTTAAGAAGAATAACGGTTTACACCCCACACAATATAACAGGACTACTGTTCTTTAAAAGAATTCTAACAATCACCTTCTCAAATATCAAACTTTATTACTAGAAATATCTACATTCCAATTGAAAATCTGCCCTTGCCTAAACCCAGTCACTTTCTCCCAAAAGAAACTAGAGAACCTGAACATAATTGTGAACAGGTAATGGTACaaactgataaaaagaaatgataagaaacactgtttatattctctgtaaagATTTAATTactaaaaaagattttctttaaaaacactcaacttaattaaaaaaagatatccAAACTACAGATATATTcaaaaggcctttatgtttttttcttcatcaatcttgtttttctggaaaaggtTTTTTTCTCAGTTGACTGAATGACTTTTCTCCACTCTGTCTTGCCACTCTTGGTACATACATGAAAGGCCCTTAGATAACTTCTGATGGCCCAAGTCTccttgagaaaacagaaaaggtgcTACAGATCCCATTTTTGggaaaaatctgtattttcctCATAGAAACCCTAGAATTAGAGACAGACAAATCCCTTTCAAAATCCGTTTTTGCCTTCCAGCTATGCCCCAGAAGCTACATCCTTTCCTAGccgtattctttttcttttttttttttttattattattatactttaagttctagggtacattcTTAAAAGACTCCACCCTGAACTACTGAATCCTCTTCTGTTTGTGTAGTCatatatgtgttatgtgtgtgatgtctatattttaaaaaactaattaattgactttaaaaataaacacttgaatcaaacattttttaaaaagaatataaaaactatGGTACCTTTCAATTCACATAACTTTAAtctttaaagaacaaaaacagccttaaaaattaatgataaaatacaaatgtcttcaaaatgtagATAGGTGGTCTAAATTATACAGGTCAAATACTAGATTTACTAAATGTTTTAAGGTTGTAAACTACTTTGGCCTTTAAGAACTGTTCAACTTCCCTACCTTACAGTGGGTAAGGCCTGGGAACATATAGAAATAGCCACTGCCCTAACTATACTAGAAAAAGTCAAACTTTGTCTACACTTAGGatataattaaaacaacttatcagattttacattaaagttaaaaattactaaaGCTTACCATTAAAACATATAATTGAGAGTACTGAAAATGGATTTACATACAAAGTACATAAACGcagtaaaatgtgttttagtaaataattacaaaaagacatagaaatatacattttgcctaaaaataaaagattgtcttaaattacataaaataaaacaaaaggtttaAACAAATTGTGGAAACACTATAAAAATTAATCTTACCAAAAAACTGTGTAAACACATTGACTAAATTCAAAAAGATATTAAAtggatttttctgtaaattaaacattgaaataaaaacacaacaaaatactCTTAAAACACTAATCTACTCTTTAactaaatttgtaaaaaattataaaagttttgtAAAAATCTCACCTCATAGTCAAACTGGTTAAGATTAAGTAAAATTATccataaaatttcattaaaaattgggATTAACCTTAATAATAGACTAGTACAAAGATAAAATTAACTTTCTCTCTTGAACAGGATTCTCATGTAATAATAAAGACTAACaaaagatttttgctttttcaaatatttgagtcattttaacaaaataagtaacttataattatctaaaattctattttataatatcaaatgttttaaaactctaACATATTCAACAaacttcccaaaatcaaacttcagtttcaagactgtctttcctaacCTCTAACTTTTAGGGCACCTAGAacatcaaaagaaatataaacaagatatttaacatatttaagtAGGTGGGATTGCAAAAATGATATTTAATCTTCTTCAGATTATATTTcgataaataatattaatatatgttccaaaattgtataaaatatctAAGATTCTAGTGTATGAATATATGCTATCAATTATAATTAAGGttattataatacaatattataaatcagaaataaccaaatttctttgtccAAAACCATGAGATATGTCTAGGATTCTAGTGTCTTAACTGTGACCACCCTAAACATTTTACAAAcagttgtcttgttttaatcctcttcaaaacataatttataacCAACTATAAGACTTTAACAAATTCTCTCAAATACAGGTTTCAAATAACAGGAAAACATATGGAACTcataaaaaacttaaaacatttacaaatatcaaacagaacaaaagttaacaaaataaaccaaactaataaaaaactgaaacaatgtttttaacttttacttaGAACGTTAAAACAACTAAGCAAAACATACTCttataaacaaaatttagaacatatttatttctctttgcctCGTTCCTCTAGAATTCAGAAACTAATTATGAATACTCTTAACTTACAACAATATACTTATTTACATCAATACAacaaatccattttattttacaacaggacacaatttttaaaactggttattttacaaGACTTTGACTGGAAAGAtatatttccctttaaaaaatcaaactggaTTCACAAAACCAATAACCCTTTAAAAAACTGGCCTCATGCGTTGTCTACACAGTCCCCATACAGGGTTCCTAACCTGTGGTAATaaaaaaaatgtcactttctaacaggcgcAAGAACCCCATGttcttgggacctcaagaagaAAAGTGTTTACCCAACTCATAAATATTGAAAGATACAAACCCAAGACTAGACTCAactttaaaaggtcttatctaAAATTCCTCGTGTAACAAAATTCCATCAAAAccaattttgattttaaaagtctatataaagataattattctgtgctgggtgtggtggctcatgcctgtaatcctagcattttgggaggccaaggcgggcggattgcctgagctcaggagttcgagaccagcctgagtaacacggtgaaaccccatctctattaaaatacgaaaaattagccgggtgtggcagcgtgcgcctgtagtcccaaatactcggaaggctgaggaaggagaattgcttgaacttgggaggcagaggtttcagtgagctgaaatcgcgccactccactccagcctggacaacagagagatattccatgtccaaaaaaaaaaagtatatgtgtgtgtgtgtgtgtgtataattctTACTActctttatacaaataataaaaccaaatataagactaaagtttattttacaaacaacTCAATTCTATCctatcatgatttatttttaacaaaaatgaggactaaagagaaagaaattatgtttcaaattttatcatacatttgtcattaaattctaatagttatttttaagtttttgcctacattttaaactaaccctacttattcctgtgaaccaaccaacGATCTCCAActataacttaaaaaaacaaaaaataataaataatataaaaactaaaacaatactTGTCAAACTCTAGACAAGTATCTTACAAATCCTAccaaatactgaaaataaatagcATGCCCATAACTCAGAGgtttctttatttagaaaaataagaccAAAGAAACTAACAAAACCCAAATACACTCAAATCTTAACAGATATAATTATAACCACCAATTGGCCAGGTggggtgcctcacgcctgtaatcccagcactttgggaggccgaggcaggcgaatcacgaggtcaggagatcgagaccatcctggctaacatgttgaaacccagtctctactaaaagtacaaaacaaaattagccgggcatggtggcaggcgcctgtagtcccagctgctctggattctgaggcaggagaatggcgtgaacccgggaggcggagcttgcagtgagccgggattgcaccactgcactccagcctgggcgacagagagagactccgtctcaacagcaacaacaacaacaacaaatatatatatatataaaaccaccaATTGTCAGGACATGTCAACAGCCTCAAGGTTTTTAAACTGTAAGGACAGTTTAAACTGTCTCATTTTAATACACGTCCTCTAATAacccaaattatttctttttacctaAAAACTATCAAACTccaaataataatacaaatgaaaCCACACATAAACACCCCTTTCTTCTAAGAACCCTTAAACCAGCCCCAAGAAAAATCCTAACTACTGTTCCCTACACAACACCCCTCTTCAACAAAAAGTAGCCAAAATAATTAACACTCACTCTCCCTAACAACAGTTAAGGTCTCCACTCCTGAGAGAGGACTGAGAGAAGTCAACTAACTTGCCTTAGATAAACAACAAGAAAAGGGTCCCTAGAGAGCCCCTGACCGACAGGTCAGTGCCCCATCCTCACATAACACAAAACagcagtcaaaaaaaaaataaataaaaaacgaACACCAATAAGAGAACTAACATAGAAGATTGTGCCTGGAGACATACTCACGGCTACACACATAGAACCTCCAGCCCATTCAGATAAAACCTTACACAAATCTCTGACTcactcagattaaaaaaaaataaggctcaACATGTAAATGCCTTTGTCCTTTATATAAACAACAGACTCCCAGGAAaaagtttcttctccttttataGACATTAATACAATAAACTCCAATGGGTTCCAGTGtacactttcctttcctttttagacTGTAAATCCAGCCTCTATGAATCATCACTTCAACTCCTGATAAGTCCCAGACCAAATTGAAAACCCCTATAAATTATCACTTCAACTCCTGATTAGCCCCGAACCAAAGTCACGGGCCAAACTGAATCATACTTTCTCCAAGACAACCCACAGACTAAACACATTCCTTCCTTTTCCCAATCCATAGAAACCCAGACCCAAACCTGGGATAATGGATAACCCATTCGGGTCCCCCTCTCCACTgcaaaaatctttcttctttcacttattaaactttAACTCTAACCTCCCCCTTGTATCCATGCTCCTTAATTCTCTTAGACATGAAACAAAAAACTCTAAATACTATCTCAAACAATAAAACACTActacatattttaatacatgaatGAAACTACAACACTGATAATAtcaagattttaatattttctactgTGGTATCCCAGAAGAAATATTAGCTCACTGGTTGTTGCTGAGGCACTAGAAGAAAGTTAGCACAAGTCTCAAAGTCAAACCTATCTTAGTTGGAATCCTGGTTTTACCACTTAGTAGCTATGTGGTCTTAGGCAATTTACTGAACatttctaagcctcaatttcctcatctgtaaaatagtgaCAGTAATACCCATCATATGAGGTTATCATGAAGTATCAAATGAAGTATCAATAAGATAATTTGTTTCAGTTCAATTTGTGTActgaatacctttttaaaaatatgttaaagtgTCTGACATGGTGCTAAGGTACACAATAATATAGTTACCCATTGTTTAATGTTTAACTGTTATCATTCCTAAACCTTGGCTTCATTTTCTAGGAGCTGATAAccaaggtttttggttttgtttacttgtttgttttatgCCTAAGGAGACCCCCTCACTACCAGATAATGAAGGTCCTGTGTTAAATGGAAAGCCTAACTTTTTGTCACCATCTCACCAAGAGAATCACTCTGGTTGGATTTTTCACCCAGAAAGAATACAAGTGGAAAAGAATTCTTGACCATGTGAGATCATGGGGCAAAAAGACATTCACctttaatagtaattttaaaattcacatataataaTTATGAGTTATCTTTTTTTCGTTATaaggaaaagattttttaaaaaacataatgtcCAATATTGGTGTGGATGCAAAAAAATGGACACACCCATACATTACATTCTGTTGGTGATTAAACTGATACAAGCATTCTGGAGAACAATTAGGTGACATTCATCAAAAACAACTTACTAAgtctctttgagtctcagttttcttatctgtaaaatgggaacagccATGCCTACTACACAGGGGTCTCATCAGGAACTGAGAAAAGTCTGAGATTTTTACCCTACTTGCAAGTTAACAAGTCATCTGGTGACAGTTTGATGGATGCTGGtagaagacatgagactcctggtggggcacagtagctcacacctgtaatgccaacactttgggaggctgaggcaaatggatcacttgagctcatgaattcaagaccaacctaagcaacctggcaaaaccccttatctaccaaaaattttaaaatttctagaggatcgtttgaaccttggaggttgaagctgcagtgagctgagatcacactactgcactccagcctgggtgacagagtgataccctgtctcaaaaaaaatgagaCTCCCCAGCCAGTGAAGAAAGTTTATTACTCATAGCTATGGAAGTAACCAGAATATCAGCATTTTTACACTAGTTCCCAGAGCTCCAATTTCCAAAGGACAAGGTAAAGAGGTTCAGATGGCATCTATATGCATTACAGGATAACATGTTGCATTATAGGAGACAAACCCTGAATTTAGAGAACCTTAATGTTTCACAATGGGCAGCAATATGCCTACCCTTTTGCCTCAGTTAAAGACATAATCTTTATCATACTAAACAAAAAGCATGCCTGCTTTCTGATCCTGATGGAGAAACTAGCTCTATCTTCTAAGGCCATTTgctatacaaatatttttgtaaagataatacaaaacaaaagacatttaGCTCCTTGTTTGAAAAAACATGCAGAGACTCAAGAGCATTATGCAGAATTGTCTCCCAACAATATCTGCTCTTCATTTTTACACAATCTTAGCTTCTGGTAAATTTCCCCATAAGTATACCACTCCATCAGCCTCTCTGACTACTCTCACTGACAGAGACTGGGACTAAATCTGTTCAATTTGTCTCATAGAACATTTAATTAAGGCTGCCACCAACAGGATTCCAAGCAGCAGGATGAGGGCAACCTGCAGTCTTGACTTCAACCGTGCCCCTCAGAATTCCAAACCCAATCAGCTAAACAAATCCTTTAAACGACCTTAGAAAGCCAAATGGCTTTCCCCTTAAGTTTCTGTGTTGACCTTTCCACTTTGCCTAGAGTATTAATACAAGTACAGCAGGATATATTAGTAATTTCACAGAGTTACTGTTGTCCTTTAGGAGGAATTCTAGGGCAGGTCTATCTTCTATAACAACCCTGACCAATAAGTTGAACTTTACCCGAATGACTTCCAGGGCCAATGTGGTGTCATTTATCACTTTAGCTAAAGCCAAGGACAAATTTTATACCACAATTTCTAATTGAAAGGCTCTCATTGTAGAGAAAATTATCCACAGGATGCACATAATTAGCAAGTCAGTTATCCCTCCAGCAAACTCCTCTGAGTAATCAAATTACTCTCATTTTGGAGCAATATCTGCAGTGTTCTGAAGGCTACATTATCCACTGGTGACGTTTCCCTAAACACTTGGTTTCTTTTGCCAAAAAGGATGAACTATCGTTAGATTTCAAATTGTCTGGAATGCTGAGATTCTTTTCAAGAGCCACAATAGTGTGGCTGGAGTCAGTTGGTTGGACTAGAACAGCAGTACCATAATGTGAAAAACGTGTCAATAGAGGTGAGGTACCATTGATAGTCTTGAGGTGGGGCCAAAGGTTCGATGTA
It includes:
- the LOC101008754 gene encoding histone H2B type F-M — its product is MAAASAMAEASSKTTSEEDQSIQEPKEANSTTVQKKTQGLRGSRRRHANRRRDSFGDSFAAYFPQVLKQVHQGLSLSPESVSVMDSMVRDILDRIATEAGRLARYAKRVTITSRDIQVAVRLLLPGKMGKLAEAQGTNAALRTSLCAIWQQRK